Within the Flavobacterium sp. CG_23.5 genome, the region GTAATGCTGTTAAGCATTATTTTGAAGTAATCCGTGAGTACTGTGATAAATTAGAATTATTAGTTGATAACGAGCTTTGGACATTAACTAAATACAGAGAATTGTTGTTTACTAAATAATAACAAAAACTATTTCATTAAAAATGCCTATCCAAAACGGATAGGCATTTTTTTATGGATCTATTTTAATTATAACTATTTGTGGTTCGATACTACAAAGGTCTTTTCAGGATAATTACTATCGGTTGTTATACGAACTATTTTCTTATTTCATAGAATGAAATGCTACTTTGTTTCCTTCGGTGTCAGTGAAGTGTGCCATAAAGCCATTAGGCCCTATTGAAGTTTTAGGTAAAACAACTTTTCCGCCTGCTTCTTCAACCTTTGCAAGAGGAATACTCAAATCATCACCACCGTTGAGGTAAACTAAAGTGCCTTTATCGGCAGGTTGATACGCTGCATTTTCCACCAAGCTGCCGCCAATTCCATGTTCCATGTCTGCGGGGAAAAAAGCTGATTTCATCCCCATGGCTTCCATTGGCTGCATTTTTGCTCCTAAAACTGTTTCGTAAAATGCTTGTGCTCTGCTTAAATCTTTTACTGGAATTTCAAACCAGTTAATTGCATTTTTCATATTTTCTAATTTTTTTGTTTATCAAAGGTTGAATTACTCTTTTCTAAGACTTTGTTTTGCTGTTAAATGCTACACAAAGATTTTAAGTTCATTTTTTTAACTTTCACTTTTTATTTTTATAGCAGCTATTTAAGCTGGTTGCTACCAACTAAACCGTTTCTTCTGCGGTGGTCGGATCAATGGTTGTGGATATTCGACTGATGGAATTTGCGGGAAATCCACCCAATTTAGCATGTTCCCGAATCATTTCCTCGTTTGGAGCAATGTACGTGCAATAGATTTTGTCAGCCGTTACTTGGCTGTTAACCCACTGGATTTGTGGGCCCATTTTTCCCAATACTCCGCAAGAAGTTTGCGAAATGGCTTTCAATTGTTCTGCGTTTAATTTACCCGCGCCGGGAATCTCTCTTTCAATTACGTATTTAGGCATGATCTTGTTTTTTTAATTTCCTACTCGTATGGCTTTTCGGTAAGGCCCCGTTTTTTTAGTGGTCGCTGGTTTCCACTTTTCTAAGTTTAAAGTTTCTTAAACTTTTAAAGATTTTTATTGATAAATTTCACTTAAAACTAATGTGAAACTAGCATAATAAGTATTTAAATATATAGTATTTTATGATGGTTTTTAATACATAATAGTCTAACAATTAAAACATTACAACAAATTTAGTCAAATAATTTTATATTATAAAGACAGATTACAGATTTAACGAAACAGTTGAAAACCCCATAGGCAAAACCCAAAAAAATAATTATCTTTGCCGCACAACCCCGTTGCTCAAAAGCAGCTTACACAACTAGACTACATGAGTTCAGATACTTCAAAAAGATATGCACAACGTGGTGTTTCGGCATCCAAAGAAGATGTTCATAACGCCATAAAAAATATTGACAAAGGTTTATTTCCTCAAGCATTTTGTAAAATTGTTCCTGATTATTTAACCCAAGATGAAGAGTATTGTTTGATCATGCATGCTGATGGAGCAGGAACTAAATCTTCTCTAGCTTATATGTATTGGAAAGAAACAGGCGATATTTCGGTGTGGAAAGGCATTGCTCAAGATGCTTTGATTATGAATATCGACGATTTATTGTGCGTGGGAGCAACCGATAATATTATGCTTTCTTCCACGATTGGGAGAAATAAAAATCTGATTCCAGGCGAAGTATTGTCAGCTATTATCAATGGTACGGAAGAATTAATCAAAGAACTGGATTCTTTTGGCGTGACCATACATTCCACCGGCGGGGAGACTGCAGATGTGGGTGATATCGTGCGTACCATAATTGTAGATTCTACTGTTACGGCTCGTATGAAACGTTCAGACGTAATCGATAATGCTAATATTAAAGCCGGTGATGTAATTGTAGGTATGGCCTCTTTTGGTCAGGCTACTTACGAAAAAAGCTATAATGGCGGAATGGGAAGCAACGGATTAACCTCGGCGCGTCATGATGTTTTCGGGAAGTATTTGGCCACCAAATATCCTGAGAGTTTTGATGCTGCGGTGCCCGAAGAATTAATCTATTCCGGCCAAGTAAAATTGACAGACAAAGTTGAAAATTCACCAATAGACGCTGGACAATTAGTGCTTTCGCCAACTAGAACTTATGCGCCAATTATCAAGAAAATTTTAGACAAATACAGTTCCAATGAAATTCACGGAATGGTACATTGCAGTGGAGGAGCACAAACAAAAATTTTGCATTTTGTACAAAACCTGCACATTATAAAAGACAATTTATTTCCAGTACCGCCACTTTTTCAATTGATACAAGAGCAATCCAAAACCGATTGGAAAGAAATGTACCAAGTGTTCAATTGTGGACATCGCATGGAAGTTTACGTGCCGGAAGCGATCGCTCAAGACATTATCGCGATTTCAAAATCGTTTAATGTTGACGCCCAAATCGTGGGTAGAGTAGAAGCTGCCGATACTAAAAAACTGACTATCACCAGCGAATACGGAACTTTCAAATATTAGTAAAAAGCAAACACGAATTTCACGAATTTTCACTAATTAATTCGTGTGAATTTGTGAAATTTGTGTTTTTATATTTTTTGTCAGTTAGATTTTTATCGAGTTTTTTAATGCCAGTTTTTCATAGCAAATACCAAAAGAAATGTACGAATTAGTTTTTTGGAAATATCAGGAAGGAATTTATCTAAACCATCAACTAGTTTACGAGGCTCTTATGGAGCAGCAGGAAGTGGCCGGTCTGGAGGAACTTCCCACCACCGTCATTCTCAATCGCATGAATTCCGTTTTTTCTAAATGGGATAAAGTAGATGAAAATAGTTGGAAAAATCCAAATGGCAAAGGCGCTTTCCAAATAGAAATTACACCAAAAAGTATCCAAATCGATTGCTACGGTACCGAAGGGAAAACCATGAATCTCTTGGTCGATACCATGGCCGAATTCAAATGTCCGCTATACGACCCGCAGGTTCCGGAGCGTTACGATGAAATGAGCGAATAGTACTTTTAGGAGCTATCCCGACACTTCGGGACAGCGCTGAATCCCACAGCAAAAAAAATATTTTTCTAAGTCCTAAAAGGAGCTTCCTTCGGTCGCTCTTTTACAACAAGAAAAATTATTTTTTTTTTACTGTGGGCTTTCCATTTCCATCTGGGCTAAAAAATCGATGGAAATCAGTAAAATCGGTATCAATCGTGCTCTATTTTTTATAAATTGCCTTAAAAAGAATAATGACTCCAACTTTCGATTTCTCCCAAAATATCATCCTAGAAAATGAAACCGTTTTGCTTCGACCTTTACAGGAAAGCGATGTCGAAAACTTATTGGAAATTTCCGTCAACGAACCCGAAACTTGGGAATATTCCTTAGTTCGAGCCAACGGAAAAGAGAATTTGGAAAACTACATCCAAATCGCCCTAAAAGCCAGAGAAAACAAAACCGAAATTCCTTTTATAGTTTTCGATAAAAAATCAGGAAAATATGCCGGAAGTACCCGTTTTTACGATGTTAATATTGGATTCAAAACACTGCAATTAGGATATACTTGGTACGGAAAACAATTTAGAGGGACAGGATTAAACAAGAATTGTAAATTTCTGTTACTGCAATATGCTTTCGAAACTTTGGGAATGGAACGCGTAGAATTTCGTGCAGATAATAATAATCAACGAAGCATTGCCGCCATGAAAAGCATTGGTTGCAAAGTAGAAGGAGTTTTACGAAGTCAAATGCCAACTTTAGGCAGCGAACTGCGCCGTGACAGTATTGTTCTGAGTATCCTAAGAAACGAATGGTTTGATGAAGTGAAAGTAAATCTGAAAGCCAAATTAAATAAAGCTTAAATGTCAGGAGTTGAGATACGGGCATTTTTACTGCGCTCACTCGAATAATAGTATTTGGAATTTTTCTTAGTTGGATACCTAATTTCATCCATAATTACCAGTATGGATGCAGCAATAATCAAAGAAAAAAAGCTCCAAACGGAGACAATATAATTTTCATAATAGAGAGTTGTGATTGTATAAGAAATGATGGTTGTGACAGCCAATAACCAAACTTTTCTAATGTTTAAAAATAAAGGAGGAGCAATTGTTGCAATAATATAAAGTAAGTCGGCAGGAATACTGTATTTCATTGGATAGTTTTGTGAAAAGGAAATCGTGTAACCACTAATTTTTGCCTCAACAGCATACGTCATTAAGCAATACCCCATATAAAAAGCTATAAAAACACCAATGG harbors:
- a CDS encoding VOC family protein, with protein sequence MKNAINWFEIPVKDLSRAQAFYETVLGAKMQPMEAMGMKSAFFPADMEHGIGGSLVENAAYQPADKGTLVYLNGGDDLSIPLAKVEEAGGKVVLPKTSIGPNGFMAHFTDTEGNKVAFHSMK
- a CDS encoding DUF4242 domain-containing protein codes for the protein MPKYVIEREIPGAGKLNAEQLKAISQTSCGVLGKMGPQIQWVNSQVTADKIYCTYIAPNEEMIREHAKLGGFPANSISRISTTIDPTTAEETV
- a CDS encoding AIR synthase related protein, with product MSSDTSKRYAQRGVSASKEDVHNAIKNIDKGLFPQAFCKIVPDYLTQDEEYCLIMHADGAGTKSSLAYMYWKETGDISVWKGIAQDALIMNIDDLLCVGATDNIMLSSTIGRNKNLIPGEVLSAIINGTEELIKELDSFGVTIHSTGGETADVGDIVRTIIVDSTVTARMKRSDVIDNANIKAGDVIVGMASFGQATYEKSYNGGMGSNGLTSARHDVFGKYLATKYPESFDAAVPEELIYSGQVKLTDKVENSPIDAGQLVLSPTRTYAPIIKKILDKYSSNEIHGMVHCSGGAQTKILHFVQNLHIIKDNLFPVPPLFQLIQEQSKTDWKEMYQVFNCGHRMEVYVPEAIAQDIIAISKSFNVDAQIVGRVEAADTKKLTITSEYGTFKY
- a CDS encoding GNAT family N-acetyltransferase, with the protein product MTPTFDFSQNIILENETVLLRPLQESDVENLLEISVNEPETWEYSLVRANGKENLENYIQIALKARENKTEIPFIVFDKKSGKYAGSTRFYDVNIGFKTLQLGYTWYGKQFRGTGLNKNCKFLLLQYAFETLGMERVEFRADNNNQRSIAAMKSIGCKVEGVLRSQMPTLGSELRRDSIVLSILRNEWFDEVKVNLKAKLNKA
- a CDS encoding DUF6629 family protein codes for the protein MCFSASISFGAGIILAAVSVISIQQVRKPYQIYFACIPIIFCAQQFVEGFLWLALTKPFFAPLQQITTYILLFISQFVWPIWIPYAALKLEKEQENIIFQRVLLAIGVFIAFYMGYCLMTYAVEAKISGYTISFSQNYPMKYSIPADLLYIIATIAPPLFLNIRKVWLLAVTTIISYTITTLYYENYIVSVWSFFSLIIAASILVIMDEIRYPTKKNSKYYYSSERSKNARISTPDI